The Rhododendron vialii isolate Sample 1 chromosome 8a, ASM3025357v1 genome has a window encoding:
- the LOC131336310 gene encoding probable CoA ligase CCL8 isoform X2, protein MRLIKAINNLRPFSSCRLLSPLHLSTFASVSSSLSLFCPIFFFSRRFSSLDHRTFMEVVKAVARQGSASFEKVAIRADQKSYTYAQLISSTLKISRLLCSANVKTVDGTKDKDRLGGARIGIVAKPSVEFVAGMLGTWFSGGVAVPLALSYPEAELLHVMNDSDVSMILSTEDHSELMKNVAAKSAAQFSLIPPVPCITEHDNSESAESDVGNSLEGVDNSYNKQGEDPALIIYTSGTTGKPKGVVHTHQGILAQVQILADAWEYTSDDQFLHCLPLHHVHGLFNALLAPLYAGSAVDFIPKFSVRGIWQRWRESYPKDGKKAEDAITVFTGVPTMYTRLIQGYEAMDPELQQASASAASKLRLMMCGSSALPYPVMQQWETITGHRLLERYGMTEFVMAISNPLNGIRKGGTVGKPLLGVQAKILPEDESGDDTTGVGELCIKSPSLFKEYWKLPEVTKESFIDGGFFKTGDAVKVDDDGYYVILGRTSADIMKVGGYKLSALEIESVLLEHPAVSECCVLGLPDKTYGEAVSAIIVPEAELKKNRAEELKPAIGLEELCTWAKERLAPYKLPTRLFLWETLPRNAMGKVNKKELKKNLAAEG, encoded by the exons ATGAGGTTAATTAAAGCCATCAATAACCTCCGTCCTTTCTCTAGCTGTCGCCTCCTCTCTCCTCTACACCTCTCCACCTTCGCATCCGtatcctcttctctctctctcttctgccctatcttcttcttctctcgtCGCTTTTCCT CTTTGGATCATAGAACATTCATGGAAGTGGTCAAAGCAGTCGCTAGACAGGGCTCTGCATCTTTTGAAAAGGTTGCTATAAGGGCTGATCAGAAGAGCTATACGTATGCCCAACTGATCTCATCCACTTTGAAGATATCGAGGCTTTTATGTAGCGCCAATGTAAAAACT GTTGATGGCACCAAAGATAAAGACCGTCTTGGTGGAGCTCGAATAGGAATTGTGGCAAAACCTTCAGTTGAGTTTGTTGCTGGAATGCTAGGAACTTGGTTTAGTGGAGGTGTGGCAGTTCCTCTTGCTCTCAGCTACCCAGAAGCTGAGCTCTTGCATGTGATGAATGACTCG GATGTCTCCATGATTTTAAGCACTGAAGATCACTCCGAGCTTATGAAAAATGTTGCAGCTAAAAGTGCTGCTCAATTTTCTCTTATTCCTCCTGTACCTTGTATAACTGAGCATGATAATTCAGAATCTGCAGAAAGTGATGTGGGTAATAGTTTGGAGGGGGTTGACAATTCATACAACAAACAAG GAGAGGACCCTGCACTAATTATATACACTAGTGGTACTACGGGTAAACCTAAAGGAGTTGTTCACACCCACCAGGGCATCTTGGCTCAG GTCCAAATCTTGGCGGATGCTTGGGAGTATACATCTGATGATCAATTTCTGCACTGTCTCCCGTTACAT CATGTTCATGGGCTTTTCAATGCTTTGCTTGCCCCTCTTTATGCAGGTTCAGCG GTTGATTTCATTCCAAAATTTAGTGTGAGAGGAATTTGGCAGAGATGGCGTGAATCATATCCAAAAGATGGGAAAAAGGCAGAAGATGCCATCACTGTGTTTACAGGA GTTCCAACGATGTATACTCGATTGATACAAGGTTATGAAGCAATGGATCCAGAATTGCAACAGGCTTCTGCTTCAGCTGCAAGCAAGTTGCGTCTTATG ATGTGTGGCTCCTCTGCACTTCCTTATCCTGTCATGCAACAGTGGGAAACAATTACTGGGCATCGCCTTTTAGAACGATATGGTATGACTGAG TTTGTGATGGCTATTTCTAATCCCTTGAATGGCATAAGGAAAGGAGGCACTGTCGGAAAACCATTGCTGGGTGTGCAG GCAAAAATACTTCCAGAAGATGAGAGTGGTGATGATACAACAGGTGTGGGTGAGCTATGCATTAAAAGCCCTTCATTGTTCAAGGAATATTGGAAACTTCCAGAG GTAACAAAGGAGTCGTTCATTGATGGTGGATTTTTCAAAACTGGAGACGCTGTTAAAGTGGATGACGATGGATACTACGTCATTTTGGGAC GTACTAGTGCTGATATAATGAAGGTTGGTGGATATAAATTATCAGCCTTGGAAATTGAATCAGTTCTTTTAGAG CATCCAGCTGTATCAGAGTGTTGTGTTTTGGGGTTACCGGACAAAACCTATGGGGAGGCTGTTAGTGCAATAATTGTACCCGAGGCGGAGCTGAAGAAAAACCGAGCAGAAGAGTTGAAGCCTGCTATCGGCTTGGAAGAACTTTGCACCTGGGCTAAAGAAAGACTTGCTCCATATAAG CTACCAACTCGATTGTTCTTGTGGGAGACGCTTCCTCGCAATGCTATGGGAAAG GTGAATAAgaaagaattgaagaaaaaccTAGCTGCTGAAGGATAA
- the LOC131336310 gene encoding probable CoA ligase CCL8 isoform X1, translating to MRLIKAINNLRPFSSCRLLSPLHLSTFASVSSSLSLFCPIFFFSRRFSSLDHRTFMEVVKAVARQGSASFEKVAIRADQKSYTYAQLISSTLKISRLLCSANVKTVDGTKDKDRLGGARIGIVAKPSVEFVAGMLGTWFSGGVAVPLALSYPEAELLHVMNDSDVSMILSTEDHSELMKNVAAKSAAQFSLIPPVPCITEHDNSESAESDVGNSLEGVDNSYNKQGEDPALIIYTSGTTGKPKGVVHTHQGILAQVQILADAWEYTSDDQFLHCLPLHHVHGLFNALLAPLYAGSAVDFIPKFSVRGIWQRWRESYPKDGKKAEDAITVFTGVPTMYTRLIQGYEAMDPELQQASASAASKLRLMMCGSSALPYPVMQQWETITGHRLLERYGMTEFVMAISNPLNGIRKGGTVGKPLLGVQAKILPEDESGDDTTGVGELCIKSPSLFKEYWKLPEVTKESFIDGGFFKTGDAVKVDDDGYYVILGRTSADIMKVGGYKLSALEIESVLLEHPAVSECCVLGLPDKTYGEAVSAIIVPEAELKKNRAEELKPAIGLEELCTWAKERLAPYKLPTRLFLWETLPRNAMGKVNYFLPIFVIGALIFSTIERRCYVPMIYHCFLFMFPGE from the exons ATGAGGTTAATTAAAGCCATCAATAACCTCCGTCCTTTCTCTAGCTGTCGCCTCCTCTCTCCTCTACACCTCTCCACCTTCGCATCCGtatcctcttctctctctctcttctgccctatcttcttcttctctcgtCGCTTTTCCT CTTTGGATCATAGAACATTCATGGAAGTGGTCAAAGCAGTCGCTAGACAGGGCTCTGCATCTTTTGAAAAGGTTGCTATAAGGGCTGATCAGAAGAGCTATACGTATGCCCAACTGATCTCATCCACTTTGAAGATATCGAGGCTTTTATGTAGCGCCAATGTAAAAACT GTTGATGGCACCAAAGATAAAGACCGTCTTGGTGGAGCTCGAATAGGAATTGTGGCAAAACCTTCAGTTGAGTTTGTTGCTGGAATGCTAGGAACTTGGTTTAGTGGAGGTGTGGCAGTTCCTCTTGCTCTCAGCTACCCAGAAGCTGAGCTCTTGCATGTGATGAATGACTCG GATGTCTCCATGATTTTAAGCACTGAAGATCACTCCGAGCTTATGAAAAATGTTGCAGCTAAAAGTGCTGCTCAATTTTCTCTTATTCCTCCTGTACCTTGTATAACTGAGCATGATAATTCAGAATCTGCAGAAAGTGATGTGGGTAATAGTTTGGAGGGGGTTGACAATTCATACAACAAACAAG GAGAGGACCCTGCACTAATTATATACACTAGTGGTACTACGGGTAAACCTAAAGGAGTTGTTCACACCCACCAGGGCATCTTGGCTCAG GTCCAAATCTTGGCGGATGCTTGGGAGTATACATCTGATGATCAATTTCTGCACTGTCTCCCGTTACAT CATGTTCATGGGCTTTTCAATGCTTTGCTTGCCCCTCTTTATGCAGGTTCAGCG GTTGATTTCATTCCAAAATTTAGTGTGAGAGGAATTTGGCAGAGATGGCGTGAATCATATCCAAAAGATGGGAAAAAGGCAGAAGATGCCATCACTGTGTTTACAGGA GTTCCAACGATGTATACTCGATTGATACAAGGTTATGAAGCAATGGATCCAGAATTGCAACAGGCTTCTGCTTCAGCTGCAAGCAAGTTGCGTCTTATG ATGTGTGGCTCCTCTGCACTTCCTTATCCTGTCATGCAACAGTGGGAAACAATTACTGGGCATCGCCTTTTAGAACGATATGGTATGACTGAG TTTGTGATGGCTATTTCTAATCCCTTGAATGGCATAAGGAAAGGAGGCACTGTCGGAAAACCATTGCTGGGTGTGCAG GCAAAAATACTTCCAGAAGATGAGAGTGGTGATGATACAACAGGTGTGGGTGAGCTATGCATTAAAAGCCCTTCATTGTTCAAGGAATATTGGAAACTTCCAGAG GTAACAAAGGAGTCGTTCATTGATGGTGGATTTTTCAAAACTGGAGACGCTGTTAAAGTGGATGACGATGGATACTACGTCATTTTGGGAC GTACTAGTGCTGATATAATGAAGGTTGGTGGATATAAATTATCAGCCTTGGAAATTGAATCAGTTCTTTTAGAG CATCCAGCTGTATCAGAGTGTTGTGTTTTGGGGTTACCGGACAAAACCTATGGGGAGGCTGTTAGTGCAATAATTGTACCCGAGGCGGAGCTGAAGAAAAACCGAGCAGAAGAGTTGAAGCCTGCTATCGGCTTGGAAGAACTTTGCACCTGGGCTAAAGAAAGACTTGCTCCATATAAG CTACCAACTCGATTGTTCTTGTGGGAGACGCTTCCTCGCAATGCTATGGGAAAGGTGAATTACTTCCTACCAATTTTTGTCATTGGCGCTTTAATTTTCTCCACGATTGAAAGGCGATGTTATGTGCCAATGATCTATCactgttttttatttatgtttccaGGTGAATAA
- the LOC131336310 gene encoding probable CoA ligase CCL8 isoform X3: MEVVKAVARQGSASFEKVAIRADQKSYTYAQLISSTLKISRLLCSANVKTVDGTKDKDRLGGARIGIVAKPSVEFVAGMLGTWFSGGVAVPLALSYPEAELLHVMNDSDVSMILSTEDHSELMKNVAAKSAAQFSLIPPVPCITEHDNSESAESDVGNSLEGVDNSYNKQGEDPALIIYTSGTTGKPKGVVHTHQGILAQVQILADAWEYTSDDQFLHCLPLHHVHGLFNALLAPLYAGSAVDFIPKFSVRGIWQRWRESYPKDGKKAEDAITVFTGVPTMYTRLIQGYEAMDPELQQASASAASKLRLMMCGSSALPYPVMQQWETITGHRLLERYGMTEFVMAISNPLNGIRKGGTVGKPLLGVQAKILPEDESGDDTTGVGELCIKSPSLFKEYWKLPEVTKESFIDGGFFKTGDAVKVDDDGYYVILGRTSADIMKVGGYKLSALEIESVLLEHPAVSECCVLGLPDKTYGEAVSAIIVPEAELKKNRAEELKPAIGLEELCTWAKERLAPYKLPTRLFLWETLPRNAMGKVNYFLPIFVIGALIFSTIERRCYVPMIYHCFLFMFPGE; encoded by the exons ATGGAAGTGGTCAAAGCAGTCGCTAGACAGGGCTCTGCATCTTTTGAAAAGGTTGCTATAAGGGCTGATCAGAAGAGCTATACGTATGCCCAACTGATCTCATCCACTTTGAAGATATCGAGGCTTTTATGTAGCGCCAATGTAAAAACT GTTGATGGCACCAAAGATAAAGACCGTCTTGGTGGAGCTCGAATAGGAATTGTGGCAAAACCTTCAGTTGAGTTTGTTGCTGGAATGCTAGGAACTTGGTTTAGTGGAGGTGTGGCAGTTCCTCTTGCTCTCAGCTACCCAGAAGCTGAGCTCTTGCATGTGATGAATGACTCG GATGTCTCCATGATTTTAAGCACTGAAGATCACTCCGAGCTTATGAAAAATGTTGCAGCTAAAAGTGCTGCTCAATTTTCTCTTATTCCTCCTGTACCTTGTATAACTGAGCATGATAATTCAGAATCTGCAGAAAGTGATGTGGGTAATAGTTTGGAGGGGGTTGACAATTCATACAACAAACAAG GAGAGGACCCTGCACTAATTATATACACTAGTGGTACTACGGGTAAACCTAAAGGAGTTGTTCACACCCACCAGGGCATCTTGGCTCAG GTCCAAATCTTGGCGGATGCTTGGGAGTATACATCTGATGATCAATTTCTGCACTGTCTCCCGTTACAT CATGTTCATGGGCTTTTCAATGCTTTGCTTGCCCCTCTTTATGCAGGTTCAGCG GTTGATTTCATTCCAAAATTTAGTGTGAGAGGAATTTGGCAGAGATGGCGTGAATCATATCCAAAAGATGGGAAAAAGGCAGAAGATGCCATCACTGTGTTTACAGGA GTTCCAACGATGTATACTCGATTGATACAAGGTTATGAAGCAATGGATCCAGAATTGCAACAGGCTTCTGCTTCAGCTGCAAGCAAGTTGCGTCTTATG ATGTGTGGCTCCTCTGCACTTCCTTATCCTGTCATGCAACAGTGGGAAACAATTACTGGGCATCGCCTTTTAGAACGATATGGTATGACTGAG TTTGTGATGGCTATTTCTAATCCCTTGAATGGCATAAGGAAAGGAGGCACTGTCGGAAAACCATTGCTGGGTGTGCAG GCAAAAATACTTCCAGAAGATGAGAGTGGTGATGATACAACAGGTGTGGGTGAGCTATGCATTAAAAGCCCTTCATTGTTCAAGGAATATTGGAAACTTCCAGAG GTAACAAAGGAGTCGTTCATTGATGGTGGATTTTTCAAAACTGGAGACGCTGTTAAAGTGGATGACGATGGATACTACGTCATTTTGGGAC GTACTAGTGCTGATATAATGAAGGTTGGTGGATATAAATTATCAGCCTTGGAAATTGAATCAGTTCTTTTAGAG CATCCAGCTGTATCAGAGTGTTGTGTTTTGGGGTTACCGGACAAAACCTATGGGGAGGCTGTTAGTGCAATAATTGTACCCGAGGCGGAGCTGAAGAAAAACCGAGCAGAAGAGTTGAAGCCTGCTATCGGCTTGGAAGAACTTTGCACCTGGGCTAAAGAAAGACTTGCTCCATATAAG CTACCAACTCGATTGTTCTTGTGGGAGACGCTTCCTCGCAATGCTATGGGAAAGGTGAATTACTTCCTACCAATTTTTGTCATTGGCGCTTTAATTTTCTCCACGATTGAAAGGCGATGTTATGTGCCAATGATCTATCactgttttttatttatgtttccaGGTGAATAA
- the LOC131298475 gene encoding uncharacterized protein LOC131298475 produces the protein MQGKDDDPQKSRKWLEDMSNGLSHELEAPTLGGIQIEDAQKGLIRCRFLIPKHLSDKDGNWHAGAIAVLIDDVAAATICSVFGLIKVSVSFNISYFSTAKIQEEVEIEGEVVGHKNELTLVMVRIRKKDSGEMVAFAKQWMSSTHGSSKL, from the exons ATGCAAGGTAAGGATGATGATCCGCAGAAATCCCGAAAATGGCTGGAAGACATGTCGAATGGTTTAAGCCATGAGCTGGAAGCCCCAACTCTAGGCGGCATTCAGATTGAGGATGCGCAGAAAGGTCTCATCCGCTGTAGATTTCTCATCCCAAAACACCTCTCG GACAAAGACGGAAATTGGCATGCTGGAGCAATAGCAGTCTTAATAGACGACGTCGCCGCGGCCACCATATGCTCCGTTTTTGGACTCATCAAAGTGTCTGTCAGTTTCAACATCTCGTACTTTTCAACAGCCAAGATTCAG GAAGAAGTGGAGATAGAGGGGGAGGTTGTTGGCCATAAGAATGAGCTCACGTTGGTCATGGTGAGAATTAGAAAGAAAGACAGCGGAGAGATGGTTGCTTTTGCTAAGCAATGGATGTCTTCAACTCACGGGTCTAGCAAGCTCTAA
- the LOC131335060 gene encoding peroxiredoxin-2B, with amino-acid sequence MAPIAVGDVIPDGNLAFFDEDDKLQTVSIYSLAAGKKVVLFAVPGAFTPTCSMKHVPGFVERAEELKSKGVDEILCLSVNDPFVMKAWAKTYPENKHVKFLADGSATYTHALGLELDLSEKGLGTRSRRFALLVDDLKVKVANIESGGEFTVSSADEILSAL; translated from the exons ATGGCTCCGATAGCAGTAGGCGACGTGATTCCCGACGGAAACCTGGCCTTCTTCGACGAGGACGACAAGCTTCAGACCGTCTCGATTTACTCACTCGCTGCCGGCAAGAAGGTCGTTCTCTTCGCCGTCCCCGGCGCCTTCACCCCTACGTGCAG CATGAAGCATGTACCTGGTTTCGTTGAGAGAGCAGAAGAGCTAAAGTCAAAGGGTGTTGATGAAATCTTGTGTCTCAGCG TGAATGACCCATTTGTGATGAAGGCATGGGCGAAGACATATCCAGAGAACAAACATGTTAAGTTCCTTGCTGATGGTTCAGCAACCTATACCCATGCTCTCGGCCTTGAACTTGACCTTTCGGAAAAAGGACTGGGAACTCGCTCTCGTAGGTTTGCTCTATTGGTTGACGATCTGAAGGTGAAGGTTGCAAACATAGAATCAGGCGGAGAGTTCACTGTTTCCAGTGCCGATGAGATTCTGTCAGCTCTCTAG
- the LOC131336347 gene encoding LOW QUALITY PROTEIN: uncharacterized protein LOC131336347 (The sequence of the model RefSeq protein was modified relative to this genomic sequence to represent the inferred CDS: deleted 1 base in 1 codon; substituted 2 bases at 2 genomic stop codons): protein MADYHFVYKDVEGASTQWDDIQRKLGNLPPKPPPFKPPPFTPSEAHQVSKTVDIISWIDHRTEDQLEDDPHLDDDRFLQDYRKKRLAEMREVAKVRRYGSVVPISGSDFVREVSQASEDVWVVVILYKDGYPECGLLLQCLEELATKYPGTKFVKXXIIISTDCIPNYPGRNLPTLLVYNNGAVKGNYTGLHSFGRRCTPEGVALVLCQSNPVLVDGQSGSEQSRKAVLDDVRQRLIEKVVRDHEDDDGGSSSD, encoded by the exons atggCGGATTACCATTTCGTGTACAAAGACGTGGAAGGAGCGTCGACGCAATGGGACGACATCCAGAGAAAACTGGGCAACCTCCCTCCCAAGCCCCCTCCGTTCAAGCCTCCTCCTTTTACCCCATCCGAAGCCCACCAAGTCTCCAAAACAGTAGACATTATATCCTGGATCGATCACAGGACCGAGGATCAGCTCGAAGACGACCCTCATCTCGACGACGATCGCTTCCTCCAAGATTACCG GAAAAAGAGGTTGGCAGAGATGAGAGAAGTAGCTAAGGTTCGGAGGTATGGATCGGTGGTTCCTATTTCTGGATCAGATTTTGTACGCGAGGTCTCTCAAGCTTCGGAAGATGTTTGGGTCGTGGTGATCTTGTACAAAGATGG ATATCCAGAATGTGGGCTTCTTCTACAATGTTTGGAAGAGCTCGCAACGAAATATCCAGGAACAAAATTTGTGAAG TAATAAATCATAATATCTACTGATTGCATTCCTAACTACCCAGGTCGTAATCTTCCCACTCTGTTGGTGTACAATAATGGTGCTGTCAAGGGAAACTACACTGGACTGCATAGTTTTGGTCGCCGGTGCACTCCAGAAG GTGTCGCCTTGGTCCTCTGCCAATCCAATCCTGTTCTCGTTGACGGGCAAAGTGGAAGCGAGCAGTCAAGAAAAGCAGTTCTGGATGACGTTCGGCAGAGACTTATAGAGAAGGTTGTGAGAGACcatgaagatgatgatggtgGATCTTCAAGTGATTAG
- the LOC131298950 gene encoding transcription factor bHLH68-like, whose protein sequence is MMAGNPSWWSLSEKAQQTSAFLPPCPSLFPQFAPGSSSLLPLNSSADHQDFPQSWSQLLMGGLASEEEAHENKFGGGSHFQLKRLENWQDQQQQQQQILINPSLLRVPVFDIKQEDAHSSQVYRTHRNVADEFQTSSRPNSWSQVVMGVSSSPRSSVTTTTSSSSNILDFSSNNKEDGRIQFPDHSPECNSTAAGGASKKARVHSTPTLPPLKVRKEKLGDRITALHQLVSPFGKTDTASVLLEAIGYIGFLQGQIEALSSPYLGNASANMRHQQSVEGERNCTFQEDYGQGREFDEPRDLRSRGLCLVPISCTQHVGSENGADYWAPSLGGGF, encoded by the exons ATGATGGCAGGAAACCCTAGCTGGTGGAGCTTGAGTGAGAAAGCTCAGCAAACTTCTGCTTTTTTACCACCATGCCCCTCTCTCTTCCCCCAATTTGCACCTGGTTCTTCTTCACTACTCCCTCTGAACTCTTCCGCTGATCATCAAGACTTTCCACAGTCATGGAGCCAACTCctcat gGGTGGATTGGCTAGTGAAGAAGAAGCTCATGAAAATAAGTTTGGTGGTGGGAGTCACTTTCAGCTCAAGAGGTTGGAAAACTGGCAAGaccaacaacagcagcagcagcaaatcTTGATTAATCCGTCTTTATTACGGGTTCCTGTTTTCGATATAAAGCAAGAGGATGCGCACAGTAGTCAAGTGTACAGAACTCACAGAAACGTGGCTGACGAGTTTCAAACATCAAGTAGACCTAATTCTTGGTCTCAAGTAGTCATGGGAGTTTCTTCTTCTCCTAGGTCTTCTGTTACAACTACTACTTCAAGCAGCTCCAACATCTTGGACTTTTCTAGTAATAACAAAGAAGATGGAAGGATTCAATTCCCTGATCATTCACCTgag tgTAATAGCACAGCAGCCGGTGGGGCGTCCAAGAAAGCTAGGGTTCACTCAACTCCAACACTACCTCCATTGAAG GTGAGAAAAGAGAAGCTAGGGGATAGAATAACAGCCCTTCACCAACTGGTTTCCCCATTTGGAAAG ACTGACACAGCTTCAGTGTTGTTAGAAGCTATTGGGTATATAGGATTCCTTCAGGGTCAAATTGAG GCACTTAGCTCCCCATACTTGGGTAATGCTTCAGCAAACATGAGGCACCAACAGTCT GTTGAAGGAGAAAGAAATTGTACATTTCAAGAGGACTATGGTCAG gGCAGGGAATTTGATGAGCCAAGAGACTTGAGGAGTAGAGGGTTGTGTTTGGTTCCTATATCCTGCACTCAACATGTTGGAAGTGAAAATGGAGCCGATTACTGGGCTCCATCTCTTGGGGGAGGATTTTGA